A stretch of the Bradyrhizobium arachidis genome encodes the following:
- a CDS encoding amidase, with amino-acid sequence MSAQDLIRETACTVVEKLRSGDVTPLELLDVVEKRIGEVDGQVNALPILCFDRARANAKTLMQKPAGARGLLAGLPVPIKDLTDVAGVLNTQGSPIFKDNVPARSDILVENLEGNGAVVYAKSNTPEFGAGANTFNEVFGATLNPWDISKSAAGSSGGAAVALATGMAWLAHGSDMGGSLRSPASFCGIVGMRPSIGRVAHTPAAGIDRNLGQQGPMARNVEDLALLLDAMSGDYAADPLSLPSPATSFLSAARSGHKPRRIAYSPNLGITPVDPEVVAITRKAAERFAELGVIVEEAHPDLREAHECFHVLRALDFAMSKAKLLREKRDLLKPEVIWNIEEGLKLTVDQITRAEAQRVAMTARTVEFFKTYDLLLTPTTIVPPFPIENRYVAECAGKRFENYVEWLGIVYALTLVCCPVLSLPCGFTASGLPVGVQIVAAPRGDAQVLAGAKMLEDILGLRGTTPIDPKVKK; translated from the coding sequence TTGTCAGCTCAAGACCTGATCCGCGAAACCGCCTGCACCGTCGTTGAAAAACTTCGCTCCGGCGACGTCACGCCGCTCGAGCTGCTCGATGTCGTGGAAAAGCGCATCGGTGAAGTCGACGGCCAAGTGAATGCATTGCCGATCCTCTGCTTCGATCGCGCGCGAGCCAATGCCAAGACGCTGATGCAGAAGCCGGCCGGGGCGCGCGGACTGCTCGCAGGGCTCCCGGTGCCGATCAAGGACCTGACCGACGTCGCCGGTGTGCTCAACACGCAGGGCTCGCCAATCTTCAAGGATAACGTTCCCGCCCGCTCCGACATCCTGGTCGAAAATCTCGAAGGCAATGGCGCGGTCGTTTACGCCAAGTCGAACACGCCGGAATTCGGCGCCGGTGCCAACACGTTCAACGAGGTGTTTGGCGCGACTCTCAATCCTTGGGACATTTCGAAGTCGGCGGCGGGTTCCTCCGGCGGTGCTGCCGTGGCGCTTGCTACCGGCATGGCCTGGCTCGCGCACGGCTCCGACATGGGCGGCAGCTTGCGCAGCCCCGCAAGTTTTTGCGGCATCGTCGGCATGCGGCCCAGCATCGGTCGCGTCGCGCACACGCCCGCCGCCGGGATCGATCGCAATCTCGGGCAGCAGGGACCGATGGCGCGCAATGTCGAGGACCTTGCGCTCCTGCTCGACGCCATGAGCGGCGATTACGCGGCCGATCCGCTGTCGCTGCCCTCCCCGGCAACCTCGTTCCTGTCGGCGGCGCGCTCCGGCCACAAGCCGAGGCGCATCGCCTATTCGCCCAATCTCGGCATCACGCCCGTGGATCCAGAGGTCGTCGCCATCACCCGCAAGGCCGCCGAGCGGTTTGCCGAGCTTGGCGTGATCGTCGAGGAAGCGCATCCGGATCTGCGCGAGGCGCACGAATGCTTCCATGTACTGCGCGCGCTCGACTTTGCGATGAGCAAGGCAAAGCTGCTGCGTGAGAAGCGCGATCTATTGAAACCCGAGGTGATCTGGAACATCGAGGAAGGGCTAAAGCTCACCGTCGACCAGATCACGCGCGCCGAGGCGCAGCGCGTCGCGATGACTGCGCGGACCGTCGAGTTCTTCAAGACGTATGACCTCCTCCTGACGCCGACGACCATCGTGCCGCCGTTCCCGATCGAGAACCGCTACGTCGCGGAATGTGCCGGCAAGCGGTTCGAGAACTACGTCGAATGGCTCGGCATCGTCTATGCGCTCACGCTGGTCTGCTGTCCCGTGCTGTCGCTACCCTGTGGCTTCACCGCGTCCGGCCTGCCGGTCGGCGTGCAGATCGTGGCCGCGCCGCGCGGCGATGCGCAGGTGCTCGCCGGCGCGAAGATGCTGGAAGACATTTTGGGCCTGCGCGGCACGACGCCGATCGATCCCAAGGTGAAGAAGTAG
- a CDS encoding SDR family oxidoreductase codes for MDLHLRGKRVLITGASKGIGAAAAEAFAEEGCHLLLAARSGDQLKALCERLRSAHQIDAAASVVDLRKSEDIARLAKEAADIDILVNNAGDIPGGSIDKIDEATWRHAWELKVFGYINLTRMIYAQMKARGRGVIVNDIGAAGEKFDANYVCGSAGNAALMAFTRALGGKSLADNIRVVGINPGPVGTDRHVTLLKTRAKHQFGDENRYKEFQKGLPLGRPAHAREIGDLMAFLASDRSGYTSGVIYTVDGGISAGWG; via the coding sequence ATGGATCTGCATCTGCGTGGCAAGCGCGTCCTGATCACGGGCGCGTCAAAGGGCATCGGCGCCGCAGCCGCCGAGGCGTTTGCCGAGGAAGGCTGCCATCTCCTGCTCGCGGCCCGCAGTGGCGACCAGTTGAAGGCGCTCTGCGAGCGGCTGCGATCCGCCCACCAGATCGACGCCGCCGCAAGCGTGGTGGACCTCCGCAAGAGCGAGGACATTGCGCGGCTCGCGAAGGAAGCGGCCGACATCGACATCCTCGTCAACAATGCCGGCGACATACCCGGCGGCTCGATCGACAAGATCGACGAGGCGACCTGGCGCCACGCCTGGGAGCTCAAGGTGTTCGGCTACATCAACCTCACCCGCATGATCTATGCGCAGATGAAAGCGCGCGGCCGCGGCGTCATCGTCAACGACATTGGCGCGGCCGGCGAAAAGTTCGACGCCAACTATGTCTGCGGCAGCGCCGGCAACGCCGCGCTGATGGCGTTCACCCGCGCGCTCGGCGGAAAGAGCCTCGCCGACAACATCCGCGTGGTCGGCATCAATCCGGGCCCGGTCGGCACCGACCGCCACGTCACACTGCTGAAGACCCGCGCAAAACATCAGTTCGGCGACGAGAACCGCTACAAGGAATTTCAGAAGGGCCTGCCGCTCGGCCGTCCTGCGCATGCGCGCGAGATCGGCGACCTGATGGCGTTTTTGGCGTCGGATCGTTCCGGCTACACGTCGGGGGTGATCTATACGGTCGATGGCGGCATCAGCGCCGGATGGGGATAG